A genomic window from Mesorhizobium sp. CAU 1732 includes:
- a CDS encoding PIN domain-containing protein, whose amino-acid sequence MIGIDTNVLIRLVVFDNVDQNAAAREFFSDRSPDDPAYISGIVLAETIWLLGRRFGYSRETLNELVHKILQSDDFVVEHGERLLTLFDDASSPLPDVADQLIAWSAERAGCSRTVTFDRRVARLTPSMELLS is encoded by the coding sequence TTGATTGGCATCGATACAAATGTGCTGATACGGCTCGTCGTCTTCGACAATGTTGATCAAAACGCGGCTGCGCGAGAATTTTTCAGTGATCGTTCGCCTGATGATCCGGCTTATATCAGCGGAATTGTTCTAGCGGAGACGATCTGGTTGTTGGGCCGCCGCTTTGGCTATTCTCGGGAAACGCTGAACGAGTTGGTCCATAAGATACTTCAAAGCGATGATTTCGTCGTAGAGCATGGAGAGCGATTGTTGACCTTGTTCGATGATGCCTCGTCGCCGCTGCCGGACGTCGCGGATCAGTTGATCGCGTGGTCAGCCGAGCGTGCAGGCTGTTCACGCACAGTGACATTCGATCGGAGAGTGGCCCGGCTGACCCCCTCCATGGAACTCCTCTCGTGA
- a CDS encoding AbrB/MazE/SpoVT family DNA-binding domain-containing protein: protein MGVQSKLTSKGQTTIPQEVRDYLNLAPGDRLTYTFRDGRVEIGTRKLRAVDLAGILGTPPSGKSLKIEEIDEAIMDAVAEDDERIQREWREGID from the coding sequence GTGGGCGTTCAGTCGAAATTGACCTCAAAAGGCCAGACGACAATCCCCCAAGAAGTGAGAGACTATCTGAACCTCGCTCCTGGGGATCGCTTGACCTATACGTTTCGCGATGGGCGGGTGGAGATTGGAACGCGCAAATTACGCGCTGTTGATCTGGCTGGCATTCTCGGAACTCCGCCATCTGGCAAGTCTCTAAAGATCGAGGAGATCGACGAGGCGATCATGGATGCGGTTGCGGAGGATGATGAGCGTATCCAACGCGAATGGCGCGAGGGCATCGATTGA
- the ruvA gene encoding Holliday junction branch migration protein RuvA: MIGKLKGTIDEIAEDHCIIDVHGVGYVAYCSTRTLANLPGAGEAAVLLIETYVREDMIRLYGFGSALEREWFRLLQNNVQGVGAKVALAVLSTLSPSELANAIALRDIAMVARAPGVGKKVAERIVTELKSKAPAYAGEASGTIGLKQELGEGVAPAPIADAVSALVNLGYSRDVAATAIAGAIKAAGEGADSAKLIRLGLKELAR, encoded by the coding sequence ATGATCGGGAAGCTCAAGGGGACGATCGACGAGATCGCCGAGGATCATTGCATCATCGACGTGCACGGCGTCGGTTATGTCGCGTACTGCTCGACGCGGACGCTGGCGAACCTGCCCGGCGCGGGCGAGGCGGCTGTCCTGCTGATCGAGACCTATGTGCGCGAGGACATGATCCGGCTCTACGGATTCGGGTCGGCACTGGAGCGCGAATGGTTTCGCCTTCTCCAGAATAACGTTCAGGGCGTCGGTGCCAAGGTCGCGCTGGCCGTCCTGTCGACGCTGTCGCCGTCCGAGCTCGCCAATGCGATCGCGCTGCGCGATATCGCGATGGTGGCCCGCGCGCCCGGCGTCGGCAAGAAGGTTGCAGAGCGCATCGTCACCGAACTCAAGTCCAAGGCCCCGGCCTATGCGGGTGAAGCGAGCGGCACGATCGGCCTCAAGCAGGAGCTTGGCGAAGGTGTCGCGCCCGCGCCGATAGCCGATGCCGTCTCCGCGCTCGTCAATCTCGGTTATTCTCGCGATGTGGCTGCCACTGCGATTGCGGGGGCGATAAAGGCGGCCGGGGAGGGGGCGGATTCGGCCAAGCTCATCAGGCTGGGGTTGAAGGAACTGGCTCGATAA
- a CDS encoding type II toxin-antitoxin system VapC family toxin — protein sequence MSGTIIDSNVIIDIVEPGSAWTPWAKRMIADARLQGSLVFNVLIAAEVAHAFISGARYRRVFEPPLWTFDDIPFEAGLLAGQAHRDYRARGGVRDRTLPDFLIGAHALVAGHRLLTRDAARYRTYFPDLEIVAPDTHP from the coding sequence GTGAGCGGAACAATAATTGACTCCAATGTCATCATCGACATCGTCGAGCCGGGGTCGGCATGGACGCCTTGGGCAAAGCGGATGATTGCTGATGCCAGATTGCAGGGTAGCCTGGTCTTCAATGTGTTGATCGCCGCTGAGGTCGCGCATGCGTTTATTTCAGGGGCGCGTTATCGCCGGGTCTTCGAGCCGCCGCTGTGGACATTCGATGACATTCCATTCGAAGCAGGGTTGCTGGCGGGACAAGCGCATCGCGACTACCGTGCCCGAGGGGGAGTGCGTGATCGGACGCTGCCGGACTTCCTGATTGGCGCGCATGCGCTGGTTGCGGGGCATCGTCTTCTCACGCGGGACGCCGCGCGCTACCGGACGTATTTTCCAGATCTGGAGATAGTTGCTCCGGACACGCACCCATGA
- a CDS encoding AbrB/MazE/SpoVT family DNA-binding domain-containing protein, with product MRVTEKGQVTIPKAIRDRLKIGPGSEVDFVERADGIVEIIRGVGNGTRSKALLHEVETWFRQLEGTGDANLSADDIMAMTRDRGERNNN from the coding sequence ATGCGTGTGACTGAAAAAGGCCAGGTGACGATTCCGAAGGCGATCAGGGACCGATTGAAAATTGGCCCCGGTAGCGAGGTGGATTTCGTGGAGAGGGCGGATGGTATCGTCGAAATCATCAGGGGCGTCGGCAATGGTACACGAAGCAAAGCTTTGTTGCACGAAGTCGAAACGTGGTTCCGACAGCTTGAGGGCACTGGCGATGCCAATCTTTCGGCCGATGACATCATGGCAATGACGAGAGATCGTGGTGAGCGGAACAATAATTGA
- the ruvC gene encoding crossover junction endodeoxyribonuclease RuvC: MDSTIRIIGIDPGLRRTGWGVIDTLGNSLRFVAAGTVRSDDKADLASRLLQLHEGLSAIVHGHMPHEAAVEQTFVNKDATATLKLGQARGIAMLVPALAGLRVAEYAPNAVKKAVIGVGHGDKKQIQLMVRVLMPKATYDTDDAADALAIAICHAHHRQSVTGRMAAAAALAAAV, from the coding sequence ATGGACAGCACGATTCGCATTATCGGTATCGATCCCGGCCTTCGCCGTACCGGCTGGGGCGTGATCGACACGCTGGGCAACTCGCTGCGCTTCGTGGCCGCAGGGACCGTGCGCTCGGACGACAAGGCGGATCTCGCCTCGCGCCTGCTGCAACTCCATGAGGGGTTGTCCGCGATCGTGCATGGCCACATGCCGCACGAGGCGGCGGTGGAGCAGACCTTCGTCAACAAGGATGCGACCGCCACGCTCAAGCTCGGCCAGGCGCGTGGCATCGCGATGCTGGTTCCGGCGCTCGCCGGCCTGCGTGTCGCGGAGTACGCGCCCAATGCCGTGAAGAAGGCGGTGATCGGTGTCGGCCACGGCGACAAGAAGCAGATCCAGCTCATGGTCCGCGTGCTGATGCCGAAGGCGACCTACGACACCGACGATGCCGCCGACGCGCTCGCAATCGCGATCTGCCACGCCCATCATCGCCAGAGCGTGACGGGACGAATGGCGGCTGCCGCGGCGCTGGCTGCTGCGGTCTGA
- a CDS encoding sulfite exporter TauE/SafE family protein yields the protein MEFPPFDLAMAILLAVALIAGVAKGLSGFGTGMIMAPIAGALYGPKAALAIIVLIDSLPAIPVALPALRIARWREVLPVSAGLFLLFPVGIWILTNGNETALRWLICLSILACVGVLWSGWRYRGPRNTLTSLGVGGVAGVLSGIASIPGPPVIAYWMAAGLPALIVRANLLALFLLGEFVSIGNLWVAGLFERDVVMLSIIATPAYFAGILGGWAMFAKGGEWLYRVVTFGLIVLAAVLSLPLFDQVFEALAALART from the coding sequence ATGGAATTCCCACCTTTCGACCTCGCCATGGCGATCCTTCTCGCGGTCGCGCTCATCGCAGGTGTCGCCAAGGGACTGTCGGGCTTCGGCACCGGCATGATCATGGCCCCGATCGCGGGCGCGCTCTATGGCCCGAAGGCGGCGCTGGCGATCATCGTCCTGATCGATTCCCTGCCGGCAATTCCGGTAGCCCTGCCTGCGTTGCGCATCGCGCGCTGGCGCGAGGTGCTGCCGGTCTCCGCCGGGCTTTTCCTGCTGTTTCCGGTCGGCATCTGGATCCTGACTAATGGAAACGAGACCGCGCTTCGATGGCTGATCTGCCTGTCGATCCTGGCCTGCGTCGGCGTATTGTGGTCGGGATGGCGCTATCGGGGTCCGCGCAACACGCTGACGTCGCTGGGCGTGGGCGGCGTCGCGGGCGTCCTGTCCGGCATCGCCTCCATCCCCGGCCCGCCCGTCATCGCCTACTGGATGGCGGCCGGTCTGCCCGCGCTCATCGTGCGGGCGAATCTTCTCGCGCTCTTTTTGCTGGGCGAGTTCGTCTCGATCGGCAATCTGTGGGTCGCAGGCCTCTTCGAGCGCGACGTGGTAATGCTGAGCATCATCGCGACGCCCGCCTATTTCGCGGGCATCCTCGGGGGCTGGGCGATGTTCGCGAAAGGCGGAGAGTGGCTCTACCGCGTCGTGACGTTCGGCCTGATCGTGCTTGCCGCGGTCCTGTCGCTACCCCTCTTCGATCAGGTATTCGAGGCTCTGGCCGCGCTGGCCAGAACCTGA
- a CDS encoding DUF1465 family protein — MREHGFEGSNTIKLAERRVFSNSFKPLYNEGMSLVEQAAEYLDGEGRVAAKRLSRIGATLYAAESMRLTTRLMQIASWLLLQRAANSGEMTRDQVAAEKAKVRLDTASAQGDATGWSELPEAFRGIVDHSLRLQALVRRMDDQIYGEADTLSYAPLSRVANPVSDQITLLQTAFARG; from the coding sequence ATGCGAGAGCACGGTTTCGAGGGATCAAACACGATCAAGCTCGCCGAGAGGCGCGTGTTCTCCAACTCGTTCAAGCCGCTCTACAATGAGGGTATGAGCCTCGTCGAGCAGGCCGCCGAATATCTCGACGGCGAAGGCCGCGTCGCCGCCAAGCGCCTGTCGCGCATCGGCGCGACGCTCTATGCCGCCGAGTCCATGCGCCTGACGACCCGCCTCATGCAGATAGCGTCGTGGCTTCTGCTCCAGCGCGCCGCGAATTCGGGCGAGATGACGCGCGACCAGGTCGCGGCCGAGAAAGCCAAGGTGCGGCTCGATACCGCGTCGGCGCAGGGCGATGCGACCGGCTGGAGCGAACTGCCGGAAGCGTTTCGCGGGATCGTCGACCACTCGCTTCGCCTGCAGGCGCTGGTGCGCCGGATGGACGACCAAATCTATGGCGAGGCCGACACGCTGTCCTACGCGCCGCTGTCGCGCGTGGCGAACCCCGTTTCAGACCAGATCACGCTTCTTCAGACCGCCTTCGCACGCGGCTGA